In one Ornithinimicrobium pratense genomic region, the following are encoded:
- a CDS encoding DUF349 domain-containing protein, whose protein sequence is MPQQSERSAETDQSPETEANLDRVTEQHVEHEAPTAAPKPDTPEPAEETAASVDEPAEAPVEETAAVDEPADELAETPAEETATADGPTEATAEAPAEETTAAEEPTADEPTQAPAEETTAAEEPTADEPTQAPAEQPAQPTAPRPGVPTPAMFAARKPAAPRPAPSAPAAPASPDSSAAVAEPLPPSKSVKHGRVGEDGTVYVQLADGTERAVGSFPGATADEALAYFARKYDELVASADLLKARLANTDVSSHDARQSLNHLKEQIGEANVVGDLAALEATVAHLETAISDKARAEQEARAAAKAQATQAREAIVAQAEQLAATDPSRIQWKQSSARIRELLDEWKAHQRSGPRLDKGVESGLWQRFSAARSSFDKARKAWFAQLDDQHAEAKRLKERLVAEAEQLATSKDWGATAGTFKRLMQDWKRAGRTSRAEDDALWQRFKSAQDTFFDAKDEVVAAEEAEFTENLKVKEDLLAEAEALTIDEAHLEHAKNELRRIQDRWESAGKVPRADVRRVEGRLRAVEQQVRDLEDKKWKRSDPELTARAQSMVDQLERQVQGLESDLAAARAAGDDKRVSSLESEIATKQLWLDSARGGLS, encoded by the coding sequence ATGCCGCAGCAGTCCGAGCGCTCCGCAGAGACCGACCAGTCGCCCGAGACCGAGGCCAACCTCGACCGGGTCACGGAACAGCACGTTGAGCACGAGGCCCCGACGGCCGCCCCGAAGCCCGACACGCCGGAGCCCGCGGAGGAGACCGCTGCCTCGGTGGACGAGCCCGCCGAGGCACCCGTCGAAGAGACTGCCGCCGTAGACGAGCCCGCAGACGAGCTCGCCGAGACGCCTGCCGAAGAGACTGCCACCGCTGACGGGCCAACCGAGGCGACTGCCGAGGCGCCTGCCGAAGAGACCACCGCGGCTGAGGAGCCCACTGCAGACGAGCCCACCCAGGCGCCTGCCGAAGAGACCACCGCGGCTGAGGAGCCCACTGCAGACGAGCCCACCCAGGCGCCTGCCGAGCAGCCGGCCCAGCCCACCGCCCCGCGTCCCGGTGTCCCGACGCCGGCTATGTTCGCGGCGCGCAAGCCGGCTGCTCCGCGCCCGGCGCCCTCGGCCCCCGCTGCTCCGGCTAGCCCCGACAGCAGCGCGGCGGTGGCCGAGCCGCTGCCGCCCAGCAAGTCCGTCAAGCACGGCCGGGTGGGCGAGGACGGCACCGTCTATGTCCAACTTGCCGACGGCACCGAGCGTGCCGTCGGATCCTTCCCCGGTGCGACCGCCGACGAGGCGCTGGCCTACTTCGCCCGCAAGTACGACGAGCTGGTCGCGTCCGCAGACCTGCTCAAGGCGCGCCTGGCCAACACGGACGTCAGCTCGCACGACGCCCGGCAGTCGCTGAATCACCTCAAGGAGCAGATCGGCGAAGCCAACGTCGTCGGCGACCTGGCCGCGCTGGAGGCCACGGTTGCCCACCTGGAGACCGCGATCTCCGACAAAGCCCGGGCCGAGCAGGAAGCCCGCGCGGCCGCCAAGGCCCAGGCGACCCAGGCGCGGGAGGCAATCGTGGCGCAGGCCGAGCAACTGGCCGCCACGGACCCCTCGCGGATTCAGTGGAAGCAGAGCAGCGCCCGGATCCGCGAGCTGCTGGATGAGTGGAAGGCCCACCAGCGCTCTGGCCCGCGTCTGGACAAGGGCGTCGAGTCGGGGCTTTGGCAGCGCTTCAGCGCCGCCCGCTCCTCCTTCGACAAGGCCCGCAAGGCATGGTTCGCCCAACTGGACGACCAGCACGCCGAGGCCAAGCGGCTCAAGGAGCGGCTGGTCGCGGAGGCGGAGCAGCTGGCGACCAGCAAGGACTGGGGCGCCACGGCCGGCACCTTCAAGCGGCTGATGCAGGACTGGAAGCGCGCCGGACGCACCTCCCGCGCCGAGGACGACGCACTGTGGCAGCGCTTCAAGTCCGCCCAGGACACTTTCTTTGACGCCAAGGATGAGGTGGTCGCCGCCGAGGAGGCAGAGTTCACCGAGAACCTCAAGGTCAAGGAGGATCTGCTCGCGGAAGCCGAGGCGCTGACCATCGACGAGGCCCACCTGGAGCACGCCAAGAACGAGCTGCGCCGCATCCAGGACCGCTGGGAGTCCGCTGGCAAGGTGCCGCGCGCCGACGTCCGTCGCGTCGAGGGCCGCCTGCGGGCCGTCGAGCAGCAGGTGCGCGACCTGGAGGACAAGAAGTGGAAGCGCAGCGACCCCGAGCTGACCGCCCGCGCGCAGTCCATGGTGGACCAGCTCGAACGCCAGGTGCAGGGTCTGGAGTCCGACCTCGCGGCGGCCCGCGCGGCCGGTGACGACAAGCGGGTCTCCAGCCTGGAGTCCGAGATCGCCACCAAGCAGTTGTGGCTAGACTCCGCGCGGGGTGGCCTGTCCTGA
- a CDS encoding M18 family aminopeptidase — translation MADPTTGAGTAAAAPGTMSDAPGSTPAAQRIEELASHVTEVADGLCRYLDASPSPFHAVDSAARLLTAQGFTEVAETHPTPTAPGSYVVRRGGSLIAWSTAHLDEGAAAHTPYRVVGAHTDSPNLRVKPHPDWARAGWQMLGVEIYGGALTNSWLDRDLGLSGRVAVRDASAPGGVGQRLWRCDDPILRVSQLAIHLDRTVRSEGLQLNDQQHLAPHWGLGAGVDRTFRDWLAEQVQVAPHDLLAFDAMTHDLTPARRIGRDGELLASARLDNLATSYAGVLALLHAVAEPAQQPWVPVIALFDHEEVGSTSERGAQSTFLPAWLERIVLAAGGTREDYWRALAGTVIASGDMAHATHPNYAERHEPQHQIRMNGGPVLKVNNNLRYATDSLGAATFQMACEQAGVPMQTFVTRTDLPCGSTVGPMTSALTGATTVDFGAPVLSMHSTREICGTLDQAGYAAALAAFLAPATT, via the coding sequence ATGGCCGACCCCACCACCGGGGCTGGCACCGCCGCCGCGGCCCCCGGCACCATGTCCGACGCACCCGGCAGCACACCCGCGGCGCAGCGCATCGAGGAGCTGGCCAGCCACGTCACCGAGGTCGCCGACGGCCTGTGCCGCTACCTGGACGCCTCGCCCTCTCCCTTCCACGCAGTGGACTCCGCAGCCAGGCTCCTCACGGCCCAGGGCTTCACCGAGGTAGCCGAGACCCACCCGACCCCGACTGCCCCAGGCAGCTACGTCGTTCGGCGGGGCGGCTCGCTCATCGCCTGGTCGACCGCCCACCTGGACGAGGGGGCGGCGGCGCACACCCCATACCGGGTCGTCGGTGCGCACACCGACTCGCCCAACCTGCGGGTCAAGCCGCACCCGGACTGGGCGCGTGCCGGCTGGCAGATGCTGGGTGTGGAGATCTATGGCGGGGCGCTGACCAACTCCTGGCTGGACCGCGACCTCGGCCTGTCCGGCCGGGTGGCTGTCCGGGATGCCTCGGCCCCCGGTGGGGTCGGGCAGCGGCTGTGGCGCTGCGACGACCCGATCCTGCGCGTCAGCCAGCTGGCCATCCACCTGGACCGCACGGTGCGCTCCGAGGGCCTGCAGCTCAACGACCAGCAGCACCTGGCACCCCACTGGGGCCTGGGAGCCGGCGTGGACCGCACCTTCCGCGACTGGCTGGCCGAGCAGGTCCAGGTCGCCCCCCATGACCTGCTGGCCTTTGACGCCATGACGCACGACCTCACCCCCGCCCGGCGGATCGGGCGGGACGGTGAGCTGCTCGCCTCGGCACGCCTGGACAACCTGGCGACCTCCTATGCCGGGGTGCTGGCTCTCCTGCACGCCGTGGCGGAGCCTGCGCAGCAGCCGTGGGTGCCCGTCATCGCGCTCTTCGACCACGAGGAGGTCGGCAGCACCTCCGAGCGCGGGGCCCAGTCGACCTTCCTGCCGGCCTGGCTGGAGCGCATCGTGCTGGCCGCCGGCGGCACCCGGGAGGACTACTGGCGGGCCCTGGCCGGCACGGTCATCGCCTCCGGCGACATGGCCCACGCCACCCATCCCAACTACGCCGAGCGACACGAGCCGCAGCACCAGATCCGGATGAACGGCGGTCCGGTGCTCAAGGTCAACAACAACCTGCGCTACGCCACCGACAGCCTCGGCGCCGCTACTTTCCAGATGGCCTGCGAGCAGGCGGGCGTGCCGATGCAGACCTTCGTCACGCGCACCGACCTGCCCTGCGGCTCCACGGTCGGCCCAATGACCTCGGCCCTCACTGGCGCCACGACGGTTGACTTCGGTGCCCCCGTGCTCTCGATGCACTCCACCCGCGAGATCTGCGGCACCCTCGACCAGGCCGGGTATGCCGCCGCTCTCGCCGCCTTCCTCGCCCCAGCCACCACCTGA
- the secF gene encoding protein translocase subunit SecF — translation MSRFSQLGNDLFSGKRSYPIVHRRRFWYIVSGVLMALSLVGLLGQGLNFGIEFRGGSELRVSQVQDLDSYEQRANEVMNEVASGGTHSITRIGDSTIRVQTGELSNQDAETARLDLADEFGVPAEDVTSSFVGPSWGETVTQRALIALAVFLALVALVLTFYFQTWKMAAAAMVALVHDVIFTVGVYALLGIEVSPASVIGFLTILGYSIYDTIVVFDKVRENTEHAMDTGRQTFAEAANLAVNQTLVRSINTSIVALLPVGVILLVGLTIIGPGTLVDLSWALFIGIAVGTFSSIFIATPLLVTMRQGELGIRKHDTQVAKRRARQETRGARVGEPEDVVGGEQLDGEEDDDTQAQTAAVGAPTQVRQPSSGQPSPGRQLHPYAQRGPRNQPKRKRRS, via the coding sequence ATGTCGCGCTTCTCCCAGCTGGGCAACGACCTGTTCAGCGGCAAGAGGTCCTACCCCATCGTCCACCGAAGGCGGTTCTGGTACATCGTCTCCGGAGTGCTGATGGCGCTGTCCCTGGTGGGGCTGCTAGGCCAGGGCCTGAACTTCGGCATCGAGTTCCGTGGCGGCTCCGAGCTGCGGGTCAGCCAGGTCCAGGACCTGGACTCCTACGAGCAGCGTGCGAACGAGGTGATGAACGAGGTCGCGTCGGGCGGGACCCACAGCATCACCCGGATCGGGGACAGCACCATCCGGGTCCAGACCGGCGAGCTGTCCAACCAGGACGCCGAGACCGCCCGGCTCGACCTGGCGGACGAGTTCGGCGTCCCGGCTGAGGACGTGACCAGCAGCTTCGTCGGTCCGTCCTGGGGTGAGACCGTCACCCAGCGCGCCCTCATCGCGCTCGCGGTGTTCCTGGCCCTGGTCGCACTCGTGCTGACCTTCTACTTCCAGACCTGGAAGATGGCCGCGGCCGCGATGGTGGCGTTGGTCCACGACGTCATCTTCACCGTCGGCGTCTATGCCCTGCTGGGCATCGAGGTCTCACCGGCCTCGGTCATCGGCTTCTTGACCATCCTGGGCTACTCGATCTACGACACGATCGTGGTGTTCGACAAGGTCCGGGAGAACACCGAGCACGCCATGGACACCGGCCGGCAGACCTTCGCCGAGGCGGCGAACCTGGCGGTCAACCAGACCCTGGTGCGCTCGATCAACACCTCGATCGTGGCCCTGCTGCCGGTCGGTGTCATCCTGCTGGTGGGCCTGACGATCATCGGTCCGGGCACCCTGGTCGACCTCTCGTGGGCTCTGTTCATCGGCATCGCGGTGGGCACCTTCTCCTCGATCTTCATCGCTACCCCGCTGCTGGTCACCATGCGGCAGGGAGAGCTGGGGATCCGCAAGCACGACACACAGGTCGCCAAGCGCCGGGCGCGCCAGGAGACCCGGGGCGCCCGGGTGGGTGAGCCTGAGGACGTGGTCGGCGGCGAGCAGCTCGACGGCGAGGAGGACGACGACACCCAGGCGCAGACCGCGGCCGTGGGCGCGCCGACCCAGGTGCGCCAGCCCAGCAGCGGACAGCCCTCCCCGGGTCGCCAGCTGCACCCCTACGCCCAGCGCGGGCCGCGCAACCAGCCCAAGCGCAAGCGACGCTCCTGA
- a CDS encoding MBL fold metallo-hydrolase yields MFVRSIVADAFGTNCYIVAPAVGEECLIVDPGVGVVDRVQEVLREHRLRPAAVLLTHGHLDHVYSVTPVCGGTTGAYIHTDDRYRLRDPLATMNPQLLLALEQQFGRAAAWAEPEDVVEVTGREVLELAGLQIEVAHAPGHTEGSVLFSLGGVPDGIPSEELGRTMLSGDVLFAGSIGRTDLPGGDHAAMQRSLREVVLPQPDATLVLPGHGPATTMARERVTNPYLQDLAG; encoded by the coding sequence ATGTTCGTGCGCAGCATCGTGGCCGACGCCTTCGGGACCAACTGCTACATCGTGGCCCCCGCCGTGGGGGAGGAGTGCCTGATCGTCGACCCTGGAGTCGGGGTGGTGGACCGGGTGCAGGAGGTGCTGCGCGAACACCGGCTCCGCCCCGCCGCGGTGCTGCTCACCCACGGCCACCTCGACCACGTCTACTCCGTCACGCCGGTGTGCGGGGGGACGACCGGCGCATACATCCACACCGACGACCGCTATCGCCTGCGCGACCCGCTGGCCACCATGAACCCTCAGCTACTGCTGGCGCTGGAGCAGCAGTTTGGCCGCGCCGCGGCGTGGGCCGAGCCCGAGGACGTCGTCGAGGTCACCGGCCGGGAGGTCCTGGAACTGGCCGGGCTGCAGATTGAGGTGGCCCACGCACCAGGCCACACCGAAGGTTCGGTCCTCTTCTCCCTGGGGGGAGTGCCGGACGGCATACCCTCCGAGGAGCTGGGGCGGACCATGCTCTCCGGCGACGTGCTCTTCGCCGGCTCCATCGGGCGCACCGACCTGCCCGGTGGCGACCATGCCGCTATGCAGCGCTCTCTGCGCGAGGTCGTGTTGCCGCAGCCGGACGCGACGCTGGTCCTGCCCGGGCACGGCCCGGCGACCACGATGGCGCGCGAACGGGTCACCAACCCCTACCTGCAGGACCTGGCAGGGTAG
- a CDS encoding adenine phosphoribosyltransferase, translating to MPEPDRELSAAVLAGMRNIPDFPEPGVTFKDFTPLLLDRPLRDRIVADTVRRRQGQVDVVAGIEARGFILGAMIAHELGVGFVPVRKAGKLPAAVHTQSYTLEYGEATLEIHQDAVDHRERVLVVDDVLATGGTLAATCELVQRCGASVAGIELVLEIGALGGRARLTDYDLHSLVTV from the coding sequence GTGCCCGAGCCTGACCGCGAGCTCTCCGCCGCGGTCCTGGCGGGGATGCGGAATATCCCCGACTTTCCCGAGCCGGGGGTGACCTTCAAGGACTTCACCCCGTTGCTGCTGGACCGACCGTTGCGGGACCGGATCGTGGCGGACACGGTGCGGCGCCGGCAGGGGCAGGTGGACGTGGTCGCCGGGATCGAGGCGCGCGGCTTCATCCTCGGGGCGATGATCGCGCACGAGCTCGGCGTCGGTTTCGTGCCGGTGCGCAAGGCCGGCAAGCTGCCCGCGGCCGTGCACACCCAGTCCTACACGCTGGAGTACGGCGAGGCGACGTTGGAGATCCACCAGGATGCCGTCGACCACCGCGAGCGGGTCCTGGTCGTCGACGACGTGCTGGCCACCGGCGGCACGCTGGCGGCCACCTGCGAGCTGGTCCAGCGCTGCGGTGCCAGTGTCGCCGGCATCGAGTTGGTCCTGGAGATCGGGGCGCTCGGAGGCCGCGCACGGCTGACGGACTACGACCTGCACTCCCTGGTCACCGTCTGA
- a CDS encoding RelA/SpoT family protein encodes MSEPVPAASTPRVGGGLRPRWARLGGPRPSASPVLEPLLRSVRATHPRADVSLIERAYQAAEQAHKGQTRKSGDAYITHPLAVASILAELGMTPSTIAAALLHDTVEDTSYSLEQLRKDFGDEIAMMVDGVTKLDKVTYGDAAQSETVRKMVVAMARDIRVLVIKLADRLHNARTWRYVSAESAARKAQETLEIYAPLAHRLGMNTIKWELEDLSFAQLYPKVYDEIVRMVAERAPAREQMLSRIRAEITEELKTSKIRAAVTGRPKHYYSVYQKMIVRGHDFDQIYDLVAVRVLVDSIQDCYAVLGALHSRWNPVPGRFKDYIAMPKFNMYQSLHTTVMGPGGKPVEVQIRTHQMHRRAEYGVAAHWKYKEQGPDGTKARAGSDGAPGALDGMAWLRQLIEWQKETADPGEFLDSLRFEVGAAEVYVFTPDGDVMALAAGATPVDFAYAVHTEVGHRCVGGRVNGKLVPLDSELANGDVCEIITSKAQDAGPSRDWLNFVKSARARNKIRQWFTRERREEMVDSGRDQIAKVLRKQNAPLQRLMSHDTLTAVAQSLNYKDIEGLYAAVGEGHVSSQHVVNQLVATLGGEDGAEEDLAEAVRPQRGRLPQADPGVTVVGTDDVWVKLARCCTPVPGDPILGFVTHGKGVSVHRTDCTNAEQLQSQSPERILAVAWAPTASSLFLVNMQVEALDRPGLLSDVTRVLSEQRVNILSASVQTNRDRVALSKFTFEMADPSHLESVIRAVRRIPAVLDAYRVTGTASTDPHRRRRTDPRSA; translated from the coding sequence ATGAGTGAGCCCGTGCCCGCCGCCTCGACCCCCCGGGTCGGCGGTGGGCTGCGCCCACGGTGGGCGCGGCTCGGGGGCCCCCGGCCCAGCGCCAGCCCGGTGCTGGAGCCGCTCCTGCGGTCGGTCCGTGCTACCCATCCCCGCGCCGACGTCTCCCTCATCGAGCGGGCCTACCAGGCCGCCGAGCAGGCCCACAAGGGCCAGACCCGCAAGAGCGGCGACGCCTACATCACCCACCCGCTGGCAGTAGCCTCCATCCTGGCCGAGCTCGGCATGACCCCCTCCACCATCGCGGCGGCACTGCTGCACGACACGGTGGAGGACACCTCATACTCCCTGGAGCAGCTGCGCAAGGACTTCGGCGACGAGATCGCCATGATGGTCGACGGCGTGACCAAGCTGGACAAGGTCACCTACGGCGACGCAGCCCAGTCCGAGACCGTGCGCAAGATGGTCGTGGCGATGGCCCGCGACATCCGGGTGCTGGTGATCAAGCTCGCTGACCGGCTGCACAACGCCCGCACCTGGCGCTACGTCTCCGCGGAGTCGGCCGCCCGCAAGGCCCAGGAGACGCTGGAGATCTACGCGCCGCTGGCGCACCGGCTGGGCATGAACACCATCAAGTGGGAGCTGGAGGACCTGTCCTTCGCCCAGCTCTATCCCAAGGTCTACGACGAGATCGTCCGGATGGTGGCCGAGCGGGCGCCGGCGCGCGAGCAGATGCTCTCGCGGATCCGGGCCGAGATCACTGAGGAGCTCAAGACCAGCAAGATCCGGGCGGCTGTCACCGGCCGACCCAAGCACTACTACTCGGTCTACCAGAAGATGATCGTGCGGGGGCACGACTTCGACCAGATCTACGACCTGGTCGCGGTCCGGGTGCTGGTGGACTCCATCCAGGACTGCTACGCGGTGCTCGGCGCCCTGCACAGCCGGTGGAACCCGGTGCCGGGGCGGTTCAAGGACTACATCGCGATGCCGAAGTTCAACATGTACCAGTCGCTGCACACCACGGTGATGGGTCCGGGTGGCAAACCGGTCGAGGTGCAGATCCGCACCCACCAGATGCACCGCCGGGCGGAGTACGGTGTGGCGGCCCACTGGAAGTACAAGGAGCAGGGCCCCGACGGCACCAAGGCCCGGGCCGGTTCCGACGGGGCGCCCGGAGCCCTGGACGGGATGGCCTGGCTGCGCCAGCTCATCGAGTGGCAGAAGGAGACCGCGGACCCGGGGGAGTTCCTCGACTCGCTGCGCTTCGAGGTCGGTGCCGCCGAGGTCTACGTCTTCACCCCGGACGGCGATGTCATGGCGCTAGCGGCGGGCGCCACCCCCGTGGACTTCGCGTATGCGGTGCACACCGAGGTCGGGCACCGCTGCGTCGGTGGCCGGGTCAACGGCAAGCTGGTGCCGCTGGACTCCGAGCTGGCCAACGGCGACGTCTGCGAGATCATCACCAGCAAGGCCCAGGACGCCGGGCCCAGCCGCGACTGGCTCAACTTCGTCAAGAGCGCCCGCGCCCGCAACAAGATCCGGCAGTGGTTCACCCGGGAGCGGCGCGAGGAGATGGTCGACTCCGGCCGCGACCAGATCGCCAAGGTGCTGCGCAAGCAGAACGCCCCGCTGCAGCGGCTGATGAGCCACGACACGCTGACCGCGGTCGCGCAGAGCCTGAACTACAAGGACATCGAGGGTCTGTACGCCGCCGTCGGCGAGGGCCATGTCAGCTCCCAGCACGTGGTGAACCAGCTGGTCGCGACCCTGGGTGGTGAGGACGGTGCCGAGGAAGACCTGGCCGAGGCGGTCCGCCCGCAGCGCGGCCGGCTCCCTCAGGCCGACCCGGGTGTCACCGTGGTCGGGACCGACGACGTCTGGGTCAAGCTGGCCCGCTGTTGCACCCCGGTGCCCGGCGACCCCATCCTCGGCTTCGTCACCCACGGCAAGGGCGTCTCGGTGCACCGCACTGACTGCACCAACGCCGAGCAGCTGCAGTCGCAGTCACCCGAGCGGATCCTCGCCGTCGCGTGGGCCCCGACCGCCTCCAGCCTGTTCTTGGTCAACATGCAGGTCGAGGCGCTGGACCGACCCGGTCTACTCTCCGACGTGACCCGCGTGCTGTCCGAGCAGCGCGTCAACATCCTCTCGGCGTCGGTGCAGACCAACCGCGACCGGGTGGCGCTGTCCAAGTTCACCTTCGAGATGGCCGACCCCTCGCACCTGGAGTCGGTGATCCGCGCTGTGCGGCGCATCCCCGCGGTGCTCGACGCCTACCGGGTCACCGGCACCGCCAGCACCGACCCGCACCGTCGCCGACGCACCGACCCGCGCAGCGCCTGA
- a CDS encoding preprotein translocase subunit YajC, whose translation MTLATGAAASQGTGGLSILILALPILLLVWLMFSQRRRTKALGEAQQAVQVGQEVLTTSGIHGVVAGLEGEVVQLRIAEGVVIRMDRRAIVPLSIAQAGPGRAAPGNADPGTTNPDAGGTNPR comes from the coding sequence ATGACACTCGCGACCGGCGCCGCCGCGTCCCAGGGGACCGGCGGTCTCTCCATCCTCATTCTGGCCCTGCCGATCCTGCTCCTGGTCTGGTTGATGTTCTCCCAGCGGCGGCGCACGAAGGCGCTGGGAGAGGCCCAGCAGGCGGTCCAGGTCGGCCAGGAGGTGCTCACCACCTCTGGCATCCACGGGGTGGTGGCCGGCCTGGAGGGCGAGGTCGTCCAGCTGCGCATCGCCGAGGGCGTTGTGATCCGGATGGACCGACGGGCCATCGTGCCCCTGTCGATCGCGCAGGCCGGTCCCGGCCGCGCAGCCCCGGGCAACGCCGACCCGGGCACCACCAACCCTGACGCCGGGGGGACCAACCCGCGATGA
- the secD gene encoding protein translocase subunit SecD — protein sequence MSFTTPNTSRPEEDLPGTGRDTGRRQSTSSGAPKKTAKKTSRSRRRARMRGPIRTLIALGVLMVTLFGGLGAAHLWGDPRADLTPQLGLDLAGGRQMVIAPVTEEGASVSSEQLDQAIDIIRRRVDGGGVTEAEVSRMGSNISVAIPGSPTREQLEALGRSSQLQFRPVLAAQLILPPGEELPAPRTLPLPPSLLDELNAPDLEGVTDPLTEDIDGQDEDADVDDAVQTQENRGGEAPAAVRSGTGFPTLAQAAASTTDVDAAQDVEQTEAPEAPEQTEAPGETLPPADPSDLNQITAELQQQFLAEDCTGDVASSVANALAAAPIVTCNTEGTEKYILGPTELSGASVTDATFGPEQLQGGAPTGRWEVVLTFDNEGGRTFADITQRLFSYRGAPSPTGGVDPRNRFAMVLDGEVISAPGVQSVIGGGTATITGDFTAQESETLSNQLRFGALPLSFEVQTDEQISPTLGGEQLRWGVIAGAIGLLLVFSYLLIQYHALGFVAIAALAIAAALAYGGVTLLGWSNNLRLTMAGITGLIVSIGITADSFIVYFERIRDEVRAGRPLRYAVDTGWARARRTLIISDVVNLIAAVVLYMLSEAGVAAFAFMLGLATVIDLIVVFMFTHPVVSILANTRYFGEGRKWSGMEPERLGAKRSAYLGRGQVREPDVIPVGSRRHTREELEGGVV from the coding sequence ATGAGCTTCACCACCCCCAACACCTCCCGCCCGGAGGAGGACCTCCCGGGCACCGGCCGGGACACCGGTCGTCGGCAGAGCACCTCATCCGGCGCCCCGAAGAAGACCGCCAAGAAGACGAGCCGTAGCCGTCGCCGGGCCCGGATGCGGGGCCCGATCCGCACGCTGATCGCGCTCGGTGTCCTGATGGTCACCCTCTTCGGCGGCCTCGGGGCCGCGCACCTTTGGGGCGACCCCCGCGCTGACCTGACCCCACAGCTGGGCCTGGACCTGGCCGGCGGCCGGCAGATGGTCATCGCGCCGGTCACCGAGGAGGGTGCGTCCGTCAGCAGCGAGCAGCTCGACCAGGCCATCGACATCATCCGCCGCCGCGTCGACGGCGGTGGGGTCACCGAGGCCGAGGTCTCCCGGATGGGCAGCAACATCTCGGTGGCCATCCCCGGCAGTCCGACACGCGAGCAGCTGGAGGCCCTGGGCCGGTCCTCGCAACTGCAGTTCCGTCCCGTCCTCGCCGCCCAGTTGATTCTCCCGCCCGGCGAGGAGCTGCCGGCGCCGCGGACGCTGCCTCTGCCCCCGAGCCTGCTGGACGAGCTGAACGCTCCAGACCTCGAAGGGGTGACGGACCCCCTCACCGAGGACATCGACGGCCAGGACGAAGACGCCGACGTCGACGACGCGGTCCAGACGCAGGAGAACCGCGGGGGCGAGGCCCCCGCGGCCGTGCGGAGCGGCACCGGCTTCCCCACCTTGGCCCAGGCCGCCGCAAGCACGACCGACGTGGACGCGGCGCAGGACGTCGAGCAGACCGAGGCCCCTGAGGCGCCCGAGCAGACCGAGGCCCCGGGGGAGACCCTCCCGCCAGCCGACCCGTCCGACCTGAACCAGATCACCGCCGAGCTGCAGCAGCAGTTCCTCGCCGAGGACTGCACCGGCGACGTCGCCTCGAGCGTGGCCAACGCCCTGGCGGCGGCCCCGATCGTGACCTGCAACACGGAGGGCACGGAGAAGTACATCCTGGGCCCGACCGAGCTCTCCGGCGCCAGCGTCACCGACGCCACCTTCGGCCCCGAGCAGCTCCAGGGCGGCGCCCCCACCGGCCGGTGGGAGGTCGTGCTGACCTTCGACAACGAGGGTGGACGGACCTTCGCCGACATCACCCAGCGGCTGTTCAGCTACCGCGGCGCCCCGTCGCCCACCGGTGGGGTCGACCCCCGCAACCGGTTCGCCATGGTCCTGGACGGCGAGGTCATCTCCGCCCCGGGCGTGCAGTCGGTGATCGGCGGCGGCACCGCGACCATCACCGGCGACTTCACCGCGCAGGAGTCTGAGACGCTGTCCAACCAGCTGCGCTTCGGTGCCCTGCCGCTGAGCTTCGAGGTGCAGACCGACGAGCAGATCAGCCCGACCTTGGGTGGTGAGCAGCTGCGCTGGGGCGTCATCGCCGGTGCCATCGGTCTGCTCCTGGTCTTCTCCTACTTGCTGATCCAGTACCACGCGCTCGGGTTCGTGGCGATCGCCGCCCTCGCCATCGCTGCCGCCCTGGCCTACGGCGGGGTGACGCTGCTGGGCTGGTCCAACAACCTGCGCCTGACGATGGCCGGAATCACCGGTCTGATCGTCTCGATCGGCATCACGGCCGACAGCTTCATCGTCTACTTCGAACGCATCCGGGACGAGGTCCGGGCCGGACGGCCGCTGCGGTATGCCGTGGACACCGGGTGGGCGCGTGCCCGCCGGACCCTGATCATCTCCGATGTGGTCAACCTCATCGCGGCCGTGGTGCTCTACATGCTCTCCGAGGCCGGCGTCGCCGCCTTCGCGTTCATGCTGGGTCTGGCCACGGTCATCGACCTCATCGTGGTGTTCATGTTCACCCACCCGGTCGTGAGCATCCTGGCCAACACCCGCTACTTCGGCGAGGGCCGCAAGTGGTCGGGTATGGAGCCGGAGCGGCTGGGTGCCAAGCGCTCGGCCTACCTGGGCCGGGGCCAGGTGCGCGAGCCCGACGTGATCCCGGTGGGTTCCCGTCGGCATACCCGCGAAGAGCTGGAAGGTGGTGTGGTCTGA